Part of the Sorghum bicolor cultivar BTx623 chromosome 1, Sorghum_bicolor_NCBIv3, whole genome shotgun sequence genome, ctattatttatcctAATGCCACGATCGAACCAGCTGGTAGAATCTAACAATGTTAGACATGGCGAATGATGTAGACCGTCATTGTAAGCATCTTGATGTCGTCCTTGGTCAGCTGGAAGAGGCAGATATCGTCGAGTTTGAGGCGGTTGTCGCGGGCAAAGCCACGCCAGCCTTGAATGAGCTTTTGTGCATGCATCGTCACCTTCCATGACACGCTCTTCCCGTTCCTCACGAGCGTCACGGTGTGCTCCCCGTGTGGAAGGTACTTGCTGCTGTATTCCTTGCCGAAGTACTGTTTCATTCAATCATGCATACATACATCATACACACGTACAATTTGTtactcccttcatcccaaattataagtcattctaagaatctttggagtcaaagtatctcaaatttgactaaatttatataataaaataataactattatgacacgtatcattagattcttccttaattatatttttataatatactcactttatgttataaattttagtatttctctctataattttggtcaaatttgaaaatgtttctctccaagattcttgaaatgacttataatttggaatggagagagtaaTAAATAGCCACAGGGGGAAAAGGGTTTTTGAGCTGCTTACTAAGATGCAGGTGCTGGTGACAGCGACACTACTCTTGTTCATCACTGCCACGTAAATGGGAACTTGAGACTGAATGCTGCCAACTATATCTTCAACTTTGTTCCTCTGCTCATCAGTCAAATGAGCATGAGCTGACAGAATGTAAAGACCTGCTTCAGAAGGTCCACCGGAATCGCCAGACTCATCATCAGTCCAATGACCTTTGGAATTAGAAGGTCCCTGATGGGCTGGTTCCTCCTTAACACGCGCTATCGGCGTCACCTCCGCCTCTGCTTTGCCATCATTTGGGTGCACAATCTTAAGATCATTTGCCTTTGACCTCATTGTTCTGCCTCTATTGGAGCTTGTTCCCCCTG contains:
- the LOC8062502 gene encoding B3 domain-containing protein Os03g0620400 — translated: MLSGVPWSHFVQDNHVQEGDICIFQPLKTAGVWFTLMVHLIHQSKVGTLLHDEKNGNSPSPAGGTSSNRGRTMRSKANDLKIVHPNDGKAEAEVTPIARVKEEPAHQGPSNSKGHWTDDESGDSGGPSEAGLYILSAHAHLTDEQRNKVEDIVGSIQSQVPIYVAVMNKSSVAVTSTCILYFGKEYSSKYLPHGEHTVTLVRNGKSVSWKVTMHAQKLIQGWRGFARDNRLKLDDICLFQLTKDDIKMLTMTVYIIRHV